The following are encoded in a window of Esox lucius isolate fEsoLuc1 chromosome 14, fEsoLuc1.pri, whole genome shotgun sequence genomic DNA:
- the LOC105021757 gene encoding cortexin-3 isoform X1, which yields MDPSFSQGDKDDEVGLEGLTGRIGSVRMRERPLWEPRGLAAEHIASLVSEGEPFTSPLSLLHSAGGQRHSSISSSAAAAALAAAMTLEQKTTFALVFFLFGFLLILIVRCFRILLDPYRSMPTSTWADGLDGLEKGQFDYTLA from the exons ATGGATCCGTCGTTCTCGCAGGGAGACAAAG ATGATGAGGTTGGTCTGGAAGGGCTGACAGGCAGGATTGGCTCGGTGAGGATGCGAGAGCGCCCCCTGTGGGAGCCACGTGGCCTAGCCGCAGAGCACATCGCCTCCCTGGTGTCGGAGGGTGAGCCcttcacctctcctctctccctcctgcacTCTGCCGGAGGACAGCGTCACTCCTCTATCTCGTCCTCCGCGGCTGCCGCCGCCCTCGCCGCCGCCATGACCCTGGAGCAGAAGACCACCTTCGCCCTGGTCTTCTTCCTCTTCggcttcctcctcatcctcatcgtCCGCTGCTTCCGCATCTTGCTGGACCCGTACCGCAGCATGCCCACCTCCACCTGGGCCGACGGCCTGGACGGCCTGGAGAAGGGCCAGTTCGACTACACCCTGGCATAG
- the LOC105021756 gene encoding diacylglycerol O-acyltransferase 2-like translates to MEQEKTKWKNFQEDISVLQSVLTVPLLGPACVLLMVYFMSTSLWLLPVLYFMWQLKDWHTPERGGRRKAYVRNWNAWKHATDYFPIKLVKTAELKPNKNYILGCHPHGVLSLGAFMAFNTEACGFLDLFPGMRSCLCILSGLFKIPLYRDYVMASGCCPVSKPSLQHLLSKSGKGNAVVIIVGGAAESLLSLPGVNAVVMRQRKGFVRVALEFGADLVPVYSFGENEMFRQVTFAEGSVGWRLQRLFKAIAGFAPCLFVGERWLWMPYRCPVTIVVGSPIPVPKRPRPSQDEVDHYHALYMEALAELFDKHKASCGLSDSHRLRIV, encoded by the coding sequence ATGGAGCAGGAAAAGACTAAATGGAAGAACTTCCAGGAGGATATCAGTGTTCTGCAATCAGTACTGACTGTTCCGCTCTTAGGTCCGGCTTGTGTTCTGCTGATGGTGTATTTCATGTCCACTTCTTTGTGGCTGCTGCCTGTTCTCTACTTCATGTGGCAGCTGAAAGACTGGCACACGCCTGAACGAGGAGGCCGGAGGAAAGCGTACGTCAGGAACTGGAATGCGTGGAAACACGCGACGGACTACTTCCCGATTAAGTTGGTGAAGACCGCCGAGCTGAAGCCAAACAAGAACTACATTCTGGGGTGTCATCCTCACGGGGTCCTGAGCCTCGGAGCCTTCATGGCGTTCAACACGGAGGCCTGCGGCTTCCTGGACCTCTTCCCGGGCATGCGCTCCTGCCTCTGCATCCTCAGTGGCCTCTTCAAGATCCCCCTCTACAGGGATTACGTCATGGCGTCTGGCTGCTGTCCGGTCAGCAAGCCCAGCCTTCAGCACCTTCTGTCTAAGAGCGGGAAAGGCAACGCCGTCGTGATTATCGTCGGGGGCGCTGCGGAGTCCCTGCTGAGTCTGCCCGGGGTAAACGCCGTGGTCATGAGGCAGAGGAAGGGCTTCGTCAGGGTGGCCCTGGAGTTCGGCGCAGACCTGGTGCCCGTCTACTCTTTCGGGGAGAACGAGATGTTTCGCCAGGTGACGTTCGCGGAGGGCAGTGTGGGCTGGCGGTTGCAGCGGCTCTTCAAGGCGATTGCGGGCTTCGCGCCGTGTCTTTTCGTGGGCGAGCGCTGGCTCTGGATGCCCTACCGCTGCCCGGTCACCATTGTCGTGGGCAGTCCGATCCCGGTACCGAAGAGGCCTCGGCCCAGTCAGGATGAGGTGGACCACTACCACGCCCTCTACATGGAGGCCCTGGCCGAGCTCTTCGACAAGCACAAGGCCAGCTGTGGACTCTCAGACAGCCACCGGCTGAGGATCGTATAG
- the LOC105021757 gene encoding cortexin-3 isoform X2: MRERPLWEPRGLAAEHIASLVSEGEPFTSPLSLLHSAGGQRHSSISSSAAAAALAAAMTLEQKTTFALVFFLFGFLLILIVRCFRILLDPYRSMPTSTWADGLDGLEKGQFDYTLA; encoded by the coding sequence ATGCGAGAGCGCCCCCTGTGGGAGCCACGTGGCCTAGCCGCAGAGCACATCGCCTCCCTGGTGTCGGAGGGTGAGCCcttcacctctcctctctccctcctgcacTCTGCCGGAGGACAGCGTCACTCCTCTATCTCGTCCTCCGCGGCTGCCGCCGCCCTCGCCGCCGCCATGACCCTGGAGCAGAAGACCACCTTCGCCCTGGTCTTCTTCCTCTTCggcttcctcctcatcctcatcgtCCGCTGCTTCCGCATCTTGCTGGACCCGTACCGCAGCATGCCCACCTCCACCTGGGCCGACGGCCTGGACGGCCTGGAGAAGGGCCAGTTCGACTACACCCTGGCATAG